Proteins co-encoded in one Coregonus clupeaformis isolate EN_2021a chromosome 5, ASM2061545v1, whole genome shotgun sequence genomic window:
- the LOC121567090 gene encoding G-protein coupled receptor 4-like, whose amino-acid sequence MHLQNMRTMCNISFCNVDSKIDQYFQPTLYIIVIVLGLPTNCMALWAAYLQVKQKNELGIYLINLSMADLLYIGTLPLWIDYFLQHDDWIHGQNSCKLFGFIFYTNIYVSIAFLCCISIDRYLAVAYPLKFAKVRRVKTAVLVSSMVWTIEIVANSAPLFHDELFQDRFNHTFCFEKYPMQDWVAGMNLYRTFLGFLVPWLLMLGAYRGILRAVHGNVSTECHEKAKIKRLALSLILIVLLCFGPYHVLLLCRSILFLQKPCDCGVEEDLFEAYHVALALTSLNCVADPILYCFVNEGARHDVGHALTTLLGFFKRNSPSPADAMTAGSVTLETPLSSKKQLGLYSEVKASTYKTALVALKVPSDDHTQC is encoded by the coding sequence ATGCACCTACAGAATATGAGGACAATGTGCAACATTTCCTTCTGCAATGTGGACTCAAAGATCGACCAGTACTTCCAGCCTACGCTCTACATCATTGTCATCGTCCTGGGCCTGCCCACCAACTGCATGGCTCTGTGGGCAGCTTACTTGCAGGTGAAGCAGAAAAACGAGCTGGGCATCTACTTGATCAACCTCTCCATGGCTGACCTCCTCTACATCGGCACCCTGCCCCTATGGATCGACTACTTCCTCCAGCACGACGACTGGATTCACGGCCAGAATTCCTGCAAGCTCTTCGGCTTCATCTTCTACACCAACATCTACGTCAGCATCGCCTTCCTCTGCTGCATCTCCATTGACCGATACCTGGCCGTGGCCTACCCGCTCAAGTTCGCCAAGGTCCGGCGGGTCAAAACCGCCGTGCTGGTCAGTTCCATGGTGTGGACCATCGAGATAGTGGCAAACTCTGCGCCCCTCTTCCACGACGAGCTCTTCCAGGACCGTTTCAACCACACCTTCTGCTTCGAGAAGTACCCCATGCAGGACTGGGTGGCTGGCATGAACCTTTACCGGACCTTTCTGGGTTTCCTGGTGCCATGGCTGCTCATGCTGGGTGCGTACCGGGGAATTCTGCGGGCGGTGCACGGCAATGTGTCCACGGAGTGCCACGAGAAGGCCAAGATCAAGCGCCTGGCGCTGAGCCTAATCCTGATCGTATTGCTGTGCTTCGGGCCATACCATGTGCTCCTGCTGTGTCGCAGCATCCTCTTCCTCCAGAAGCCCTGCGACTGTGGCGTAGAGGAGGACCTGTTTGAAGCCTACCACGTGGCGCTGGCCCTCACCAGCCTGAACTGTGTGGCTGACCCCATCCTCTACTGTTTTGTTAACGAGGGCGCACGACATGATGTTGGTCACGCGCTCACCACCCTGCTTGGGTTCTTTAAGCGGAACTCGCCCTCGCCAGCTGACGCAATGACAGCTGGATCTGTCACCTTGGAGACACCACTGTCCAGCAAAAAGCAGCTGGGCCTGTACAGCGAGGTCAAGGCCAGCACCTACAAGACAGCGCTGGTGGCCCTCAAAGTGCCTTCAGATGACCATACTCAGTGTTAA